The DNA sequence GGGGTCGCGACGACCAGGGCGGGCGCGGGGGAGCGGACGACGCCGCCCTCGTCGCGGCTGATGCGGTGGGTGACGCCGTCGACCTCGACCAGGTGGATCGGGCCGTGCGTGGCCGACACGAGGCGGAACCGCCGCCCGTTGACCAGGATCTGGCCGCTGTGGGCGTCGAAGCGGTCGATCTCGACCTCGGCGTGGTGCACGTCCGACGCGCCGGCCGAGACGCCGACGCGGAAGCGCTTCCGCCCGGCCCGCGCCACGCTGACGCGGTAGCCGACGCCGCGGAGCTTGAGCTCGAGCGGGCGGCCGCTTTCGTGCTGCACCTGCGGGCGCCCGCCGTGCGCGGTGGCCAGCAGCCGCTGGACGGAGACCTCTTCCTCGTCCTGGTAGGCCTCGATGGCGGCCGCGGCGAGCGCGATCGCGGAGTGCCGGTGGGTGACCAGGCGGCCTTCGGCGCGGACGCGGTCGATCCAGCCGGTGTCGGCGCTGGCGTCGATCACCTCGGGCTGGTCGAGCAGGTCGAGCACGAAGCTCTTGTTGGTGGCGCCGCCCTCGATGATGACGGTGGTCTCGGCCATGGCGCGGCGCAGGCGACCGAGCGCCTCGTCGCGGTCGCGGCCGTAGGCGATGATCTTGGCGATCATCGAGTCGAAGTCGGCCGGGATGGTGTCGCCTTCGCTGACGCCGGTGTCGACGCGGATGCCGGGACCGGCGGGCAGGGCCAGCCGCGCGATGCGGCCGGGGGAGGGCGCGAAGTCGCGGTCGGGGTCCTCGGCGTTGAGCCGGGCTTCGATCGCGTGGCCGCTCTCGGCGGGCTGGGTGCCTTCGAGCTTGCCGCCGCCCGCGACGTGCAGCTGGAGCTTGACCAGGTCGGTGCCGGTGGTGATCTCGGTGATCGGGTGCTCGACCTGCAGGCGGGTGTTGACCTCGAGGAAGGCGAACAGCTTCTCGCCCGGGTGGTAGAGGAACTCGACGGTGCACGCGCCGCGGTAGCCGACCGCCACCGCGAGCCGCTCCGCCGACGCCTTCAGCTCCGCGGTCTGCTCGGGGGCGAGGACGGGGGAGGCGGACTCCTCGATGATCTTCTGGTTGCGGCGCTGCACGGAGCAGTCGCGGACGCCGAGCGCCCACGCCGTCTCGCCGTCGGAGATCACCTGGACCTCGACGTGCCGGGCGCCGGTGACCAGGCGCTCCAGGAACACGACGCCGGAGCCGAACGCGCGCAGGGCTTCCTGGCTGGTGCGCTCGTAGGCGTCGGCGAGGTCTTCGCCGGAGGCCACCATGCGGATGCCGCGCCCGCCGCCGCCGGCGGTCGCCTTGAGCATCAGGGGGTAGCCGATCCGGTCACCGGCCGCCAGCGCGTCGTCGAGCGTGGCGACCTCGCCGCGGCTCCACGGCGCGACCGGCACGCCGACCTCTTCGGCGATCAGCTTCGCGCCGATCTTGTCACCGAGCTTGCGCATCGCCTCGGCGCTCGGCCCGACGAAGGTGACGCCGACCTTCTCGCACAGTTCGGCGAACGCCGGGTCCTCGGCGACGAAACCCCAGCCGACCCACGCGGCGTCGGCCTCCGTCTCGACGAGCGCCTGCTCGAGCTTGGCGAGGTCGAGGTAGGGCCGGGCCGAAGCCGGGCCGAGGTCGTAGGCCAGGTCGGCCTCACGGACGAACGTGGCGGTGCGGTCCGCGTCGGTGTAGAGGGCGACCGTCTCGATCCGCGTCCCGGTTTCCGCCGACAGGTCCCGGACGGCGTGGATGAGCCGCATCGCGGCCTCTCCGCGGTTGACGATGGCGACACGACTGAACACCGGCTGAGCCTCCCAAGTACCCACGCACAGAAGGCGACGCACCTGTCCTGGAGCGTCGCCTGCACCTGTCTACACCCTGCTGGATTACCGCGGGGTAGACCAATGTCCGCCATGGCGCATGCCGAGGCGGCTGCGTTGTGGGAACCCCACAAAAAGCGACCCGCGCCACACTGCCGGGACCGCGTTTCTCGCGAGGGCTGCCACAAAGCACGGTGCGCAGCCTACGGCGGGTCGGAGCCGGAAAACATCCAGATCCGCGAAAGTAGGGGCCCCGGTCAGGACGCCAGCAGGACGGCCGGATCCAGGACCTGGCCCAGCTCGCGGCGTTCGGCCTCCGACAACGGCACGGCCGCGACCTCGCACCGCCCGTCCGGCCCCGGCGCGGTGGTGATCGCCAGCACCGGGCGCCCGTCGATTTCGCGCAGCGTCACCCGGCCCCCGCAGGAGAGGTCCACCGTGACCCCCGGCTGTTCGCGATGCCGGCCCAGCCAGCGGCCGACGAAGTCGAAGGTCATCGCGTGTCTCCCCTCGGTACGGGCAACTCCCCTTGAAGCACAGGTGTCGTTCGTTAATGCCCCGGATACACCTCGTTCACACCTCGGATCGCGGACGGGCCGGCACCCCCCGACCGGGTGCCGGCCCGGCCCGCCCCCGGGCTCACCGCAGCGGCGCCTCCAGGACGTACCGCTTCGCGAGCCCCTCGCCGCAGTCCACCTCGACCGTCCGCCGGACGCACGGCGTGCCGTCGTCGCCGCGCAGGGCGTAGCCGACCGCCGTCGAATCCGGGACTTCGCGGACCTCGGCGGGCACGCGGCCGCCGGCCGAGAGGCGGCGCAGCAGGCGCTGCAGCGGCGCGTCCAGTGCCTCGTCCACAGTGGACGGCTCACGGGCCGTCCCGCGGGCGGACGGCGGTGCCGCGGGTGCGCCGGCGGTCAGCCGGTCGACCTCGCGGGTCGCGTCGACGATCGTCGTCACGGTGCCGCCGCCGTCGATGCTGACCCGCACCTCGCCCAGGCCGGGCGTGACGACCGGGTGGCCGTCGACCAGCTGCGTGAACACCACGTGGGTTTCGCGCACGCGCGGCTCCGCGACCTCCTCGGGCGTGCCGCCCGCGTGGTACTGGTGGCGCACCTTGTCCGCGACGAGGTCGACCCGGTCGGCCAAGCCGAACGTCTCGACGGCGTCCTGGGCGATCCGGACCGCCTCGGCGGCGCTCGGCGCGTCCCGGCCGGTGCCGTCCGCTTCGGCGAACGTGATCTCGCGGACGCCGCGGTGGTCGACGCTCAGCCGCGGGCCGCCCTGGTCCGCGCCCAGCACGACGCCGTGCGGGCCCATCGCCTCCGGCAGCCCGCCGCCCGGCCGGACGCCGTAGTGCCCGGCCAGCTCGCCCAGCTGCGCGGGCGAGAGCCGGCGCGGTGCGAACCGGGCCGTCTGCGGCGCGCCGGGCAGCTCGAGGCGCGCCTCGCGGATGCTCCGGGCGGCGTCGTACCACGTCCACCACCACCAGTTCTTCGACGCGGCGGCGGTCGAGAAGGACCCTTCGTTCCACAGCCGGTCCTGCGCCTCGGCCTGCGTCGCCCCGCACGCGACGGCCGAGGGCGCCTGGTGGTGGTCGATGTCCCAGGACGCGTCCAGCCACGCCTTGCTGAACTTGTGGCCGTTGCCGTTCCACTTGCTGAAGAAGTACGCGCCGTAGTTCGGGCTGTCCACGCTGGTGGACTCGAACCCGAAGATCATCCGCAGGCCCAGGTTCGCCGCGTCCCACGTGCGGATCGGGCTGTTGCCGTCGCCGATGCGCAGCGAGAGGCAGGTGGAGAAGAACAGGTAGCGGGCGACCTCGTTGCCCAGCCGCATGTCGGCCGAGCTCGCCCAGGCCGAGCCGCCCCAGGTGCCGCCCATCGGCATCCAGAACACGCCGTTGCCGTCCATCGTCCCGTGCCCGGAGTGGTACTCGGCCACGCAGGCGTCGAAGCCGTACGTGCCCTGCCAGTCGTCGTACTGCTCGCCGTAGAGCCAGGACAGCACGCCGCCGTCGGTGTACCAGAAGTTCGGCGCCGTGAACTGCTTGACGTAATTGTAGAAACCGCCGGCGTCGTCGTGGGTGTAGGAGAGGTCGGTGATTCCGGGCGGGAAGTCTTCGATCGAGCAGACGCCGTACCGGTTCGCGCCGCGGTCGGCGGTGATCCCGCTCGCGGTGAACGGATCGGCCGAGGTCAGCGCCCGCGCCGCGGTGGACGTCCCCGGTGGTGCCGCGCCGGCACCGTCTTTCAGCAAAGCCATGGTTCCTCCCCGTGTACCGAATGGATTCGTGCGGTGCGAAGCTACCTCCGAATCCGCCGAAAGCTTTCGAATACATCTTTTTGCCACACCTTCAGCGCAATTTTTTCAGTGCTGCACCGATTCCGTGGAGCTTTCCCGTCCGGTGCCGCCACCCGGTCAGCCGGAACCGGCCACAGTGGACAGCGCGGCGGGAGGTGCGCGCGCCGGGCGGGTGCGGCCAGGATGGCGGGATGAAACTCGGGCAGCTGGCCACGTCGGCGCGGGACCTGTTCTCCGCGAAACTCGTCTACGGCGAACCCGTCGAGCGGGACGGCGCCGTCGTCATCCCGGCCGCGGCGGTGTTCGGCGGCGGGGGCGGGGGCGGCGGCGACACCGGTGCGCTGCCGGTGCGGGAAGGCGCCGGGTTCGGCGTGTTCGCCCGGCCGGCGGGCGCGTTCGTCGTCCGGGGCGGCCGCGTGACGTGGGTGCCCGCGGTCGACGTCACGCGCCTGGGGCTGGCCGCCGCCGTCACCGTCGTCGCGCTCGCGAAGATCCTCGCCCGACGTGCCAGGTCCTGACCGGACAGGTGCGGCACGCGCCGAAAGTTCACCGCCGGTTCTTGTCCGCGTTCGCGTTCGCGGCCTAGCGTCGGGGCGTCGTTCGATGCGGAGGTACGCATGAGTTCTGGGGACCTGAGCCGCCGGGCGCTGCTGCGCGCGGGCGGGGTGGCGGCGGCCGGGGCGGCGGTGGGGATGCTGCCCGGCGTCGCGTTCGCCGATCAGCCGGGCGGCACCGGCAGCCAGACCCGGACCGTCACCGGCACGCTGAAGCCGGACGTCCCGGACTGGTACTACCTGCCCGTCGACGTCCCGCGCGGGGTGCGGCAGATCGACGTCCGCTACTCCTACGACAAGCCCCCGGTGCCGGCCGGCACCCGCGGGAACGCGTGCGACATCGGGATGTTCGGGCCGGAGGGCCACGAACTGGGCAACGCCCGCGGCTTCCGCGGCTGGTCCGGCGGCTTCCGCGACCGGTTCTCGATCAGCGCGGCCGAGGCCACGCCCGGCTACCTGGCGGGCCCGATCAAGCCGGGCCGCTGGCACGTCGTCCTCGGCCCGTACACCGTCGCGCCGCAGGGCCTGAACTACCAGGTCGACATCACGCTCACCTTCGGGCCCGACGCGGCGCCGTTCGTCCCGGAGCCCGCGCCGGAGACCGCGCCGGCCCGCGAGCGCGGCCGCGCCTGGTACCGCGGCGACGGGCACCTGCACACCGTCCACTCCGACGGCCGCCGCACGCCGGACCAGCTGGTCGCCGACGCCCGCGCGGCCGGGCTGGACTTCATCGTGTCCACCGACCACAACACGTCCAGCTCGCAGCTCGTGTGGGGCCGGTTCGCCACCGACGACCTGCTGATCCTCAACGGCGAAGAGGTGACGACGCGGTCCGGGCACTGGCCCGCCATCGGCCTGCCCGCCGGCACCTGGATCGACTGGCGCTACCGCGCGGCCGACCCGCAGGACTTCCGCCGGTTCACCGACCAGGTGCACCGCGCGGGCGGCCTGGTCACCGCCGCGCACCCGTTCGCGAACTGCTTCGGCTGCACCTACGAGTTCGCGTACGAGATCGCCGACCTGGTCGAGGTCTGGAACGGCCCGTGGACCCAGGACGACGAGGCCAGCGTCATCCACTGGGACGGCCTCCTGCGCGGCGGCCGGTTCATCCCGGCGATCGGCGACTCCGACGCGCACAACCCCGACCAGCGGGTCGCGCTGCCGCACACGGTCGTGCTCGCCGACCGGCTGCGCCGGAAGGAACTCCTGGCCGGGCTGAAGGCCGGGCGTTCGTGGCTGGCGGAGTCGTCGGCGGTCCAGCTGGACTTCACGGTCTCCGGCGGCGGCCGCACGGCCGGGATCGGCGAGCGGCTGCCGGCCGGCACCGGCGACCCGGTGACGGTCAAGGCGGCCGTCGGCGGGGTGCCGGGCACGACGGTGACGTTCCTCGACCAGCTCGGCCCGGAGCACACCGAGACCATCGGCGACGCCGGCGCGGCCACAGTCACGTGGACGACGTACCCGCGCTACTCGCGCTGGGTGCGCGTCGAGGTCCGCCGCCCGTCCGGGGGCCCGAACACGACCCAGCCGAACGCGATGGTCGCGATGTCGAACCCGATCTTCCTCGGCACCGGCCACTGAACCCCGACCCGCCGCGCCGCGTCCTGGTTTTGGCAGACTGGTGCGAACGGGTGAAGGCGAGGCAGGGTGCGCGGGTGTGGCCTGAAGGTGGCGATCTTCCTGGGGGCGGTCGTCGTGCTGACCGCGGGGATCGTCGTGGCGGTGGTGCTGACGCGCAGCCCGGTGCGGACGCCGGGCTGCACGGTGGCGCAGCCGGGGCAGGACGGGTACACGTTCACGCCGGAGCAGATGAACAACGCGGCGACGATCTCGGCCGTCGGCACCAAGCTCGGCCTGCCCGCGCACGCGGCCACGGTCGCGCTGGCCACGGCGTTGCAGGAGTCGAAGCTGCGCAACCTCGAGGGCGGTGACCGCGACTCGGTCGGGCTGTTCCAGCAGCGGCCCAGCCAGGGCTGGGGCACGGTGGCGCAGCTGCGCGACCCCGTCTACGCGGCGACGGCGTTCTACGAGAAGCTCGAGAAGCTGCCGGGCTGGGAGACGCTGCCGATCACCGAGGCCGCCCAGGAGATCCAGCGCTCGGGGGTGCCGGACGCGTACGCGCAGTGGGAGTCGCAGGCCCGCGCGATGGCGGCGGCGTTCAACGGCCAGTTCCCGGCCACGCTGACCTGCCGCAACCTGACCCTCGCGGCCCCGGCCGACCTGGCGGCCGCCGCCACGGCGGAGCTGGGCACGGCCGCGTTGAGCGGCGCCCACCCGGCCGGGCAGGGCTGGATGTACGCGAGCTGGCTGGTCGGCCGGGCGGAGGCGCTGGGCGTGGACAAGGTGAGCTTCGCCGGCCAGACGTGGACGGCGGAGTCCGGGGCCTGGGCCCAGGACTCCGCCGCCGGCCAGGACCTCTCCCTGCACCAGGCCCCGGCGCCCCAGCCCAGCGAGTAACGCCGCACTTTCACGTGAAAGTGACCCGGAGTGCGCACTCCGGCTCACTTTCACGTGAAAGTGCGGCCGGGACCAGCCGGGTCAGGGCACGAGGATCGCGCGGCCGCGGATGCGCCCGGCGTCGAGGTCGTCGAGGGCCGTCTGGAACTCCTCCAGCCGGTAGCGGGCCGTGTGCAGCTTCACGCGGCCCTGCGCGGCCAGCACCATCAGCTCGCACAGGTCGTTGTACGAACCGACCAGGTTGCCGATCAGGTTGATCTCCGCCGAAATGACGTCGATCGTCGGGACGTCGATGTTCTCGCCGTAGCCGACGACGTGGTAGTCGCCCGCCCGCCGCAGCATCGCGATCCCGTCGCGGGTCGCGCCGCCTTCGCCGACGAAGTCGATGACCGCCTCGGCGCCGTGGCCGCCGGTCAGGTCGAGCACCCGCGAAACCTGCGCGCCGTCGGCGGCGACGCCGTGGTCGGCGCCGATCGAGACCGCCAGCTCGACCGCGTCCGGGTTGCGGTCGACGACGATCAGCTCCCCGGCCGAGATCGCCTTGAGCACCTGGATGCCGATGTGGCCGAGGCCGCCCGCGCCGATGACGACGCACCTGTCGCCCGGCCGCAGCCGCCGGGCCGCCTTCGCCGCCGCGTGGTACGCCGTCAGCCCGGCGTCCGCCAGCGCCGCGACGTCGGCCGGCTCCAGCGCGTCGTCGATCTTCACCACGCTGCGCGCGGACGTCTTGAGGTACTCCGCGTAGCCGCCCGCGGTGTCGATGCCCGGGAACTGCGACTGTGCGCAGTGGACGTCGTCGCCGAAGCGGCAGGCGCGGCACAGCCCGCACGTGATGAGCGGGTGCACGATCACCTTGTCGCCCTCGGCGACGTTGGTGACCGCGCCGCCGACCGCGTGCACCCAGCCCGCGTTCTCGTGGCCGATCGTGTACGGCAGCGTGACGCCGGACTTCTCCTTCCACTGCCCTTCGAGGATGTGCAGGTCGGTGCGGCAGACGCCGGCGCCGCCGATCCGCACGACCACGTCGTACGGGCCGGTGACCGACGGCTCGGGGACGTCGGTCAGCTTCAACGGCGAGTCGTACCCGACGACCTGGACGGCTTTCACGCTGGTACCTCCACAGTGGATTCGGGGTAGCGGGTGCGGAGCAGGCCGCGGCAGAAGTGCGCGTTGCCTTCGATCGAGATGCGGACCGACCGGGCGAACCGCAGCCGCAGCGGGATTTCCTCGCGGGGGAACGGGGTTCCGTCGTGGCCGACCAGCACCGGCGACGTCGGTTCGGACGGCAGCCCGAGTGCCTCGCGGCGTCGGAGCAAGGCCTGCGAAGCGGGCACGTCCGGCAGGTCCGCGAGGGTGACGCCGGGCAGGTCGACGTGCTCGTCCGCCCGCAGCAGCACGCTCAGCGCACGTTCCACCGCCGCTTGGTGGGCCTTGCGCCGGAAGGTTTCCCGCAGCTCTTCGAGGTCTTCGTCGGCCTCGTGGCCGAACGTTCCGCGGTAGCCCGCGTCGGCGGCGAGGCCGGCGTTGATGAGGTCCGAGTCGTGGTGGTCGTCCAGCTCCACCACCACTTCGGTCGTCCACGGCAGCGCCGTCAGCACGTCCTTGGCGTCCGATGCCATGAGGTAGGCGAAGTTCGGCGCGCAGAACGACGTCGGCAGTCGCAAGTGGACGGTCACCCGGCCGTCGTCCACGTCCAGTGACTTGACGAAGCCGAGGTCGGTGATCGGCTCGTCCAGCTCGGGGTCGAGTACCGCGTCCAGCGCGGCGTACGCGTCCACGTCAGGCCACCGAAACGGCTTGCGGCTCGACCGGGGCCAGCCGCAGCTCGGCGGGGACCGGGACGTCGTACATCGCCGCCGCGTTGAGCCCGAGGATCTTCTTCTTCTGGCCGACCGTCAACGGCGCGTACTCCGGCATGTCCTCCGGGATCTGGAAGTCGACGAACCGCTCGATCAGCCAGCGAGGTGTCCACAGCGCGTAGTCGCTGGAGAACTGGATGCGGTCCTCGTCCAGCCAGTACAGCAGCTCGCCGATGATCTGCGCGAAGTACCGCGGCCGCGTGTGGATGAACGGGATGGCCACCGCGAGTCCCGCGTGGACGTTCGGCTCCTGCGTCGCGATCCAGCAGAAGTCCTCCAGCCGCGGCAGGCCGCAGTGCTCGACGACGAAGTTGAGGTCGGTGAAGTCGGTCGCCGCGTGGTCGACGTCGGCGACGTCGAAGGCGTCGCGGTCCAGCGGCCGGATCGTCGGTCCCTTGTGGACGTGGATGTTCTTGATCCCGAGTTCCTGGCAGGCTTCGAAGTACTTGTACGTCCACTTGCCGTCGAGCTTGTAGCCGCGCGAGTCGCCCTGCCATTCGGCGGTGTAGAGCTTGACGCCCTTGAGGTTGAAGCGCTCGGCGTCGCGCCGCAGCTGGTCGATGCCGGCCTGCTCGAAGCGCGGGTCGAAGAAGTGGTTGTAGGTCAGCTTGCCCTCGTGCTTCTGCGTCAGCGCGAAGGCTTCTTCGGTCTGCCCGAAGCCGTTGTTGTAGAAAGCGCCGAGGTGCGCGGGCTGGAAGATCGCGTGGTCGACGTAGCCGTTCTCGAACAGGTCACGCATCAGCCGGTCGCCGCCCTGGTAGAGGTAGTCCTCGTACGGCCAGACCTCGGACTCGGGGCTGAGGTTGCGGTGGTAGTCGTAGAAGCAGTCGATGAACTGCTTTCCGTGGATGTTGCGCTGGTTCTCGGGGCGCGCGTCCCACAGGGCCACGTGGGCGTCCACGATGAAGTAGGTCTCGCCGTCCTTGCTGTACATGCGTTCCTCCACAGTTGGCGCGATGGAGGGGACGGTAGGGACGTCGGCGCAGGTCAGGGACCCGTCTCGTGTCTCAGTTTGAGACAGCGGCCGCCGGTGCGCCGCGCGCGGAGGACGTAGCCTGGGGGCGTCCGACGCAGAGCCGCGTCCCGGGAGGCCGAGGTGGAGAACCCGCAGGTGCACGTCACGCGCTCCTTCGACGCGAAGGCCGCGATCGCGCCCCGGCTGCGGGCGTCCTGGCAGCGCAGCGAGCGCTACGGCGTCCCGGAAGACGAGGTCGTGCCGGTGTTCTCCGGCGCGGTCGACACCGGCTCGCTGCTCTACGAATGCGGCACCGAGGTGCTGCGCGGGCTGCAGGCGACGCTGGCCAACGAGCCGATCAGCCTGATGATCACCGACAGCGAGGGCCTGGTGCTGAGCCGGCTGTGCACGGACGCCACGATCCACCGCTCGCTCGACAAGGTGCACCTGGCGCCCGGGTTCTACTTCGCGGAGAGCAACGCGGGCACCAACGGGCTGGGCCTGGCGCTGGCCGACCGGGCGCCGTCGCTGGTGCGGGCGGCCGAGCACTACTGCACCGACCTGCGCGGCTACACCTGCGCGGCGGTGCCGGTGCTGGACCCGCTGACCGGCGGGCTGGCCGGCAGCGTCAACCTGACCACCTGGTCGGCGCAGTCCTCGGAGCTGCTGCTCGCGCTGGCCCAGGCCGCGGCCGGCAACACCGCCGCGCTGATGCTGGCCCGCGCGTCCGGCCGCACCGCCCGCCCGACCCCGCGCGGCGAGGTCTTCCGCGTCTACGCCGACCGGGTCGACCCCGGCGACCTGCCGCGGCTCTCACCCGCGTGGACCACCGCGGTCGCCGACGCGCGGACCGCGCTGGGCGGCGGCCGGGTCGTCGCGGTCGTCGGCGAGCCGGGCGCGGGCAAGACGGCGCTGGCGTCGCTGGCGCGGCGGGAGCTGCGGCCCCGCGAGCGCGTCCTCAACGCCCGCCCGCCGGCCCCCGACGACGTCGACACCTGGCTGACGCTGTGGACGCCCGAGCTGGCCAAGGCCGAGACCTGCGTGATCGTCTCGGGCGTGGACGCGCTGCCCGCGTGGGCGGCGGAGGAACTGGCCCGGATCTTCGCCGAGGCCCGCCACGACGACCTGCCCCCGTTCGTCCTCACCGCCGAGGACCCCGCGGCGGTGCCCGCCGCGCTGAGCCCGCTGGTCGACCGGGTCGTCGAGGTCCCGGCGCTGCGGTTCCGCCCGGACGACGTCCTCCCGCTGGCCCGCCACTTCGCGCGGCGCGACCGCGGCCGCGACGTCACGTTCACCCCGGCGGCGGCTCGCGCGCTGACGGCGTACGACTGGCCCGAGAACGTGAAGCAGCTTCGCCGCGTGGTGCGCGAAGCCGCTTCACGGTCTCAAGTGGTCGACA is a window from the Amycolatopsis sp. cg9 genome containing:
- a CDS encoding DUF6345 domain-containing protein, whose amino-acid sequence is MALLKDGAGAAPPGTSTAARALTSADPFTASGITADRGANRYGVCSIEDFPPGITDLSYTHDDAGGFYNYVKQFTAPNFWYTDGGVLSWLYGEQYDDWQGTYGFDACVAEYHSGHGTMDGNGVFWMPMGGTWGGSAWASSADMRLGNEVARYLFFSTCLSLRIGDGNSPIRTWDAANLGLRMIFGFESTSVDSPNYGAYFFSKWNGNGHKFSKAWLDASWDIDHHQAPSAVACGATQAEAQDRLWNEGSFSTAAASKNWWWWTWYDAARSIREARLELPGAPQTARFAPRRLSPAQLGELAGHYGVRPGGGLPEAMGPHGVVLGADQGGPRLSVDHRGVREITFAEADGTGRDAPSAAEAVRIAQDAVETFGLADRVDLVADKVRHQYHAGGTPEEVAEPRVRETHVVFTQLVDGHPVVTPGLGEVRVSIDGGGTVTTIVDATREVDRLTAGAPAAPPSARGTAREPSTVDEALDAPLQRLLRRLSAGGRVPAEVREVPDSTAVGYALRGDDGTPCVRRTVEVDCGEGLAKRYVLEAPLR
- a CDS encoding CehA/McbA family metallohydrolase; protein product: MSSGDLSRRALLRAGGVAAAGAAVGMLPGVAFADQPGGTGSQTRTVTGTLKPDVPDWYYLPVDVPRGVRQIDVRYSYDKPPVPAGTRGNACDIGMFGPEGHELGNARGFRGWSGGFRDRFSISAAEATPGYLAGPIKPGRWHVVLGPYTVAPQGLNYQVDITLTFGPDAAPFVPEPAPETAPARERGRAWYRGDGHLHTVHSDGRRTPDQLVADARAAGLDFIVSTDHNTSSSQLVWGRFATDDLLILNGEEVTTRSGHWPAIGLPAGTWIDWRYRAADPQDFRRFTDQVHRAGGLVTAAHPFANCFGCTYEFAYEIADLVEVWNGPWTQDDEASVIHWDGLLRGGRFIPAIGDSDAHNPDQRVALPHTVVLADRLRRKELLAGLKAGRSWLAESSAVQLDFTVSGGGRTAGIGERLPAGTGDPVTVKAAVGGVPGTTVTFLDQLGPEHTETIGDAGAATVTWTTYPRYSRWVRVEVRRPSGGPNTTQPNAMVAMSNPIFLGTGH
- a CDS encoding NAD(P)-dependent alcohol dehydrogenase; the encoded protein is MKAVQVVGYDSPLKLTDVPEPSVTGPYDVVVRIGGAGVCRTDLHILEGQWKEKSGVTLPYTIGHENAGWVHAVGGAVTNVAEGDKVIVHPLITCGLCRACRFGDDVHCAQSQFPGIDTAGGYAEYLKTSARSVVKIDDALEPADVAALADAGLTAYHAAAKAARRLRPGDRCVVIGAGGLGHIGIQVLKAISAGELIVVDRNPDAVELAVSIGADHGVAADGAQVSRVLDLTGGHGAEAVIDFVGEGGATRDGIAMLRRAGDYHVVGYGENIDVPTIDVISAEINLIGNLVGSYNDLCELMVLAAQGRVKLHTARYRLEEFQTALDDLDAGRIRGRAILVP
- a CDS encoding iron-sulfur cluster assembly protein — encoded protein: MDAYAALDAVLDPELDEPITDLGFVKSLDVDDGRVTVHLRLPTSFCAPNFAYLMASDAKDVLTALPWTTEVVVELDDHHDSDLINAGLAADAGYRGTFGHEADEDLEELRETFRRKAHQAAVERALSVLLRADEHVDLPGVTLADLPDVPASQALLRRREALGLPSEPTSPVLVGHDGTPFPREEIPLRLRFARSVRISIEGNAHFCRGLLRTRYPESTVEVPA
- a CDS encoding amidohydrolase family protein; the protein is MYSKDGETYFIVDAHVALWDARPENQRNIHGKQFIDCFYDYHRNLSPESEVWPYEDYLYQGGDRLMRDLFENGYVDHAIFQPAHLGAFYNNGFGQTEEAFALTQKHEGKLTYNHFFDPRFEQAGIDQLRRDAERFNLKGVKLYTAEWQGDSRGYKLDGKWTYKYFEACQELGIKNIHVHKGPTIRPLDRDAFDVADVDHAATDFTDLNFVVEHCGLPRLEDFCWIATQEPNVHAGLAVAIPFIHTRPRYFAQIIGELLYWLDEDRIQFSSDYALWTPRWLIERFVDFQIPEDMPEYAPLTVGQKKKILGLNAAAMYDVPVPAELRLAPVEPQAVSVA
- a CDS encoding helix-turn-helix domain-containing protein; its protein translation is MENPQVHVTRSFDAKAAIAPRLRASWQRSERYGVPEDEVVPVFSGAVDTGSLLYECGTEVLRGLQATLANEPISLMITDSEGLVLSRLCTDATIHRSLDKVHLAPGFYFAESNAGTNGLGLALADRAPSLVRAAEHYCTDLRGYTCAAVPVLDPLTGGLAGSVNLTTWSAQSSELLLALAQAAAGNTAALMLARASGRTARPTPRGEVFRVYADRVDPGDLPRLSPAWTTAVADARTALGGGRVVAVVGEPGAGKTALASLARRELRPRERVLNARPPAPDDVDTWLTLWTPELAKAETCVIVSGVDALPAWAAEELARIFAEARHDDLPPFVLTAEDPAAVPAALSPLVDRVVEVPALRFRPDDVLPLARHFARRDRGRDVTFTPAAARALTAYDWPENVKQLRRVVREAASRSQVVDTPQLPAEVFTGVGHRLSRLQALERDEIVRCLAEPGATVVQAAAKLGMGRATLYRKLAQYGLNARRLKS